The following nucleotide sequence is from Saccharomyces kudriavzevii IFO 1802 strain IFO1802 genome assembly, chromosome: 5.
CAATGGGTAGACAATACCGTGCAAGGTGTTTTCCAGAGAGATCAGTCTCGTGGGGGCACCGTGGATATCACCATCGTCCGGGACGTAGTGCGACCTGATGTCTTCCAAAGTCAAGTAGTCACCGTTCGAAGGAATCACAGGAACGACCATGGCCTGAGACAAGATGGCGAGACCAGCGGCTTCGTGGGTGTACACATGCGCTCTGTAGTCACATAGAATGGAGTATGGAGGTTGTGTCAAGTGTGTTCTGATGGCGATCTGGTTGGACAGAGTTCCGGAGACACAGAATAGACCAGCTTCTTTAGCAGCCATCCGGGCAACGGTCTGCTCCAGTCTCACGGTGTCGACGTCCTCACCGTAGACAGCGTCACCGATGGAGGCCTCCAGGGCGGCCTGCATCATCTCTGGCGTAGGCGTGGTGAAGGTGTCTGACCGCAAGTCGTTGGCAGCGGTCGTGTATTTAGGAGGCAATTCGAACTCAGTCATTTCTTGTGTGTATGTGTGCGTGCGGGATTATAAGTGAGCGTAAGCCTAGTGAGCAGAGTAGTTATGAACTAGCCGGAAAGGACAATATATCTATATGTATGTACCTACTGCACGACACCAGCCAGAACAAGACAGACAGGCAAGCCCAACAACCACTTGctcatatatatatatacgtatatatacCATTGCAAATGTAGAAAAGCGTATATTCagtgaagaaaaacgacgaaaaaataaagagaaaaacCGGTGAACGAATGCGGCAAGTGGAAAACTGCGCAATGAGTAACACAAAGGGCGAAGCTgcggaaaaagaaacggcGCTGCCGCACGGAAACCGGAAGCGAAGGGGAGTGGGGTGTGGGTTGCCGCTCGGCTACTTCCGCATAGGGAAAATGCCGTGTGGGCGCCTGCGTCACGAAAGACTGCCGTGGGGAAGGCAAGCGGCCCGTGCCATGTGATATGCCACAAAGCAGGCCACAAAAAAACGGGGGTCACGTGCCGCATGAGTCTTCAACTACCTCTTTGTCAGCACGTTGTGTAGAAGAAGTGATTTTGGAGCCGTGCGTAAGCGAACAGAAGACACACTCACTCTCTCACTCTCTCACTCTCCCCCCGCGTGTGTTGTGCGGCTTTCTGTGCAAAGGCAAACCCTCTCGCCGCAGGTATATCGATGACGATGGATGCCTGGTTGTGTGAGTgtgaaggaagaaagggGCGAGTGAGAATGTCCAGGTCAGGTCCTGTTTTTTCTAGCTTAGCTAAGCCCAACTTGGCTTTAATTAGcgtctttttcttttccgcGCTTTCTGTCATGGTGCAGAAATAGAACAGTAAAGAAGCAGAGCAGGcgagggaaaaaaaagttatgATCACACGCTAGGGGAAGGTCACAACTAATCATCATACCCGTGAAAACAGTTCAAACAATGAGCGGCGGCAGGGGCAGCAGCAGTAGTtacagtaataataatattattaataataataatagtaatgaCGGAAGTGACGAGCGGTTGTTGTTTCTAAGAGGTGTGGGAGAGCGCAACGAGATCGGCGTTCCCTCTAAATTCAAGTCCGCACACTACAAGAAGCCCGCTAGAAGACACAAGTCTGCCAGACAATTGGTCTCGGACGAAAATAAACGGATCAATGCCTTGCTGAGCAAGGCTAACAAGGCCGTCGAAGGCTCCGGAACCGCCAAGCGGCTTGTGTCCAAGGTAACCTACTTCAGCGTGGAGGCCCCACCGTCCATCAGGCCCGCCAAGAAGTACTGCGACGTCACAGGGTTGAAGGGCCTCTACAAGTCGCCCACAAACAACATTCGGTATCATAACGCGGAGGTCTACCAGTTGATCGTGAAGCCGATGGCGCCCGGTGTGGACCAGGAGTACCTGAAGTTGAGAGGCGCCAACTTTGTCCTCAAATAGCCTCTATGTACACAcacaatatatatatatatatatacatatatatatatatatacatatatggTACTAACGCATCTCTGGTCACGTGGCTCTGCGCGAATActgaaaaactaaaaagaagagaagtgaaaaaaaaacaaaaacaactGCATTGCTAGTGAGGAACGTACAAGGACATATTACCCACCTAGCTACGACCATTAACACATGCATGGATGTCAGCCTCTCTAATAACCACGGTTTTAGCATGTCTGTGGCTTTTTTATAGACTCTACAGGTTTCTCACCATCCCCGTGTCCAGCATTGTCTCCACGTTGAAGATCAAGACTCCGCCGGCAACAAAGGTCTCTATCGACAAGATCGCCACGGATTCATTGACCATCCACTGGGAAAACGAACCCGCTAAGgtggagaagaagaatgcGGACGCAGACAGAAACTTCATCTCTCACTATTTACTGTACCTGAACAACACGCAGCTGGCCATCTTCCCGAACAACCCGAACTCTCTTTACACATGCTGCTCCATCACGGGGCTCGAGGCAGAGACGCAGTACCAACTGGATTTCATAACGATCAACAACAAGGGCTTCATCAACAAGCTCCCCTCCATATACT
It contains:
- the IES6 gene encoding Ies6p (similar to Saccharomyces cerevisiae IES6 (YEL044W); ancestral locus Anc_1.488) encodes the protein MSGGRGSSSSYSNNNIINNNNSNDGSDERLLFLRGVGERNEIGVPSKFKSAHYKKPARRHKSARQLVSDENKRINALLSKANKAVEGSGTAKRLVSKVTYFSVEAPPSIRPAKKYCDVTGLKGLYKSPTNNIRYHNAEVYQLIVKPMAPGVDQEYLKLRGANFVLK